The DNA window AGCCTCCAGCGGTCGCGCTCGTTCCGCACCACCAGTGGCTCGGTCACCCGGACGTCCATGTCGCGTTCAGCTGGTGGGTGGCAGGGTTATCGGGACGCTTTCTCCGTAGTTCGTCAGGGTTACCGTGAAAGTGGCGTTCGAGGTCTCGCTTACGAAGGGGCCGGTGAGATCCACTCGTCGAAGCTGATGGTTGCTCGGGTCGATCGCAGCCACGAGCACCACGGGGCGGCTCGGATCCTGATTGGGTAGCAGCGGCACGGCCGAACCCGGGATGGTCTCCCTGATCTCGTCGAGGAGCTCGCCTCCCACGCGCTCCGTTCCGATTTTCCGGGCGCCGGTACCGGAAGTGAGCATGCTCGAAAGCCCGTGCTGGGTGCTCAGAAGGTCAGTCGGGTTCCCCAGGCCGAACGAGGCTGGATCGATCTTGCTGTATTTCGTGGAGAACGGAAGCTGCGCTTCCACGGTATTCCCGACAGCCACAACCTTCACAGACGCGCGCCCGCCGGCGACAGAGACGTCGAGCGACCCCTGCAACCGGTCCGGCCTCACCATGTCGCCCTGGCCGCCCTCGATAACGGTGCCGCCCGCCGCCGCGTTCGTGCTCGTGAGGGTGAAGTGAACTCCTTGTGCCGAGTCCAGGGTCGACTTCGCGTTCTCAAGCAGCGCTTGAGGACTTGCGGAGGAGCTGGAGCTGCCACAGGCAGCCAGCAGCGCGAGTAGGCACAAGCCGCCGCCCGACAAGACCAGTTTGTTGGCGGTTCGCGGCAACACAGTCTGGAACGGGCGTCGGGGCAAAAAGTCTCCTAGGGGTCAACCAGTGCTGAAGCCGGTCGCCTTGAGGAAGCGCCCGACAGCGCGAAGGTAGTGTGCGCGGCCGAGGTGCACTATGTGGCTGCCGGGGAACCATTCGATCTGGGGATGCCCCCAGTGCTCGTACAGCCGGGCCGATTGCTCGGGCGGAGCGAGCCGGTCTCCGAGCCCCCCGATTATCAACAGGCGGTCCCGGCTGAGAAGGGGCGGATAGTTGAGCGGGCTGTGAAGGTTCATCGACGCCTGGAACGACTCCTCGGAAATGCCCGATTTTCGGAGAGCAATCTTGAGCAGCTGGCCCGCCGGAAACCACCCGTCGAGCAACCTCGACATGTCCGTGACAGCGGAGTTGGGTATGGCCACGTGAAGGCGTGGTTCGGCGGCTGCCATGAGAGCGCTGACGTAACCCCCCAGCGACAGTCCGGTTATGCCCACGTGTTCCACTCCGGTTGAGATCAGGTAGTCGACCACTACCCGGATGTCGCAGATGCTTTGCAGCATCGCTTCGTGGAAGTGGCCGAGCCCGTCGGTGAAGAGCCCGGAGCCGCTGAACGGGGCGAATCGGTCGTTCCTCGCTCCGTGGAACGGCAATGTGACCAGGACGACGTCGCAGCCGTGGCTGTAGAACCAGGGTAGCGACATGAACGTGCTGTTGAACCAGTAGGGCGAACCGGTGAAGCCGTGGACGACGATGATCGTGGGACGCGGACCGTCTTCGTGACGCCAATGTTGTGCCCTGGCAACCGCGTTCCGGTCGTGGCTCGTGTAGGACGTCCGCAACTTCGGGCAGGTCACCCGGTATGGACTCTTGAAGCTGATCAGCTCGATGTAGCCGACCCCGGGTGCCCAGAGCTGACGTCCGAGCCTTCGGGCCTTCATCTTCACCGGCGGAGGCGCCAGGAAGACCTTGGAGGCGTCGGCGTCGGCGGCCAACTCGCCAAAAAAGTCGATCGATGCCCGTTGCAGGGCGCTCGAACGGCGCCTCAACGTTGCCGGCGCTGCAGCGGCAGCTACGACCGACGCAAGACCTGTTCGGAGCCACAGGTCCATCAACGCGATCGCTTGAACCTGAATACCGCCGTCGGGGACGGCGTCGCGCCACGCGGCGTCGGGGCCGGCCAGGCCGATCGAGCGCGGGCCATCGAAGGGAGCGTCAACTGGTGGTTCGGGATATTCGGCTTTGATGCTCACGGGTGTCAGCCTTGTCTATTCGGCGCTGAACGTGGTTGATTCTGCTAACTGGGGAACACGACGCCCGCATCGGCGGCTCGTTTTGCCGCCTCGTCGGGGAATATGTTCTTTACCAGAAATAGGTCGGTCGCAATCTGCCAATCAGGGGCGAGTCCTTTGATATAGCGCTCCATGTAGAGCATCTGCTTCGAGAAGAGGACCATCTCCTTGGGGGCTGTCATGCCGTACTGCCTCATCATCTCGAGGGACGACACGATGAAGTCCCCCAAGCTCATGCTGGACGCGCTTCCGAGCATCGGCGCCACGACCAGCTTGATCCTTGAGCCCACTTCTTCATCGGTCCCCATGTCGTCGCTTATTAGGCCAAGCCGCTTGTAGGCCCTTGCGATCCGGGAGAAGTCCTGATCGAACATGAAGGTGAACAGCAGGTCTTTGATCAGCTGCTTGTAGTCGTCGGGGACCTCTCCCATGATCCCGAAGTCGAGATAGCTGGCGCGGCCGTCGTCGAGAACCCACAGATTTCCGGCGTGCATGTCCCCATGGAATGGTCCGTGGACGAGAACTGCCTCGAGCCACGTCTTGGCGCCACGCCGGAGCACGAGTTCCCCATCGATCCCACGATCTCGGATTGCGTCGAACTCGTCCATGGGAATTCCGGTCATCCGCTCCATGCAGATCATGTGGGGACCGCAGTAGTCCCAGTAGATCTGCGGCGCGGTCACCCAGTCGTTGTCGCCGAAATCCCAAAGCTTGTCCCGGAAATGGTGTTGGCGCCACGCTTCGAGAGCCGGGTTCAGCTCGCTGAACGTGACGTCGTGCAGGTCCTCTACCAACGCAATCGCGTTGGCGTTCCGGGCGAATTGGAAGAATTTCTCCATGGTTTTTGCCAGCCGGTACATGATCCGCAGGTCGGTCGTCATCTGCTTGCGGATATTTGGCCGCTGAAGTTTGATCACCGCTTCCCGGCCGTCTGGGAGCACACAAGCATGTACCTGACCGATCGAGGCGGCCGAAAGGGGGGCTTCGTCGAACTGTTTGAAGATCGCGGCGGGCGGCAAGCCGAGGTCCTTGCGGATCATGTCGCGCGCGGTCCGGCCGTCGAAGGGCGGTACTTCATCGAGGCAACGTTGGGCTGCGGACGCCAGCGGCTGAGGGAACAGCCCAGGCGACGACGCAATGATCTGGCCGAGCTTCACGTAAGTCGGGCCGAGGCTTATCAGCGCGTCGACTCCGCCGTGCGCTGCCGCATCTAAGACGTTTCGCTTCCATGGACGTACCAACCAGGCTGCGAGACGAAGACCGACGCGAATCGGGATCATGACGTACACGGTCACGAGCCGGAAGAGCTCGGCAACTCCGAAAGCGCCAAGGCGGGGCACCTCAACCTCGAGGTCCTGAGGGGGAGGGCCGTCGGCATAAGGTCCGCGGAACTGGCTTCTGATCCCGGCTGTCCCGAAGTCGGATCCGGGGATCACGACAGCTGGTTCCGGATGGCTCATGCCGACATGTTCATTCGTCCAGTTGATGCTCCGCCAGTTGCCGCTTCAGGACCTTTCCGGACGGGTTTCTGGGCAGCTTGTCGACGAACACCACGTCTCGGGGGACCTTGT is part of the Acidimicrobiales bacterium genome and encodes:
- a CDS encoding LppX_LprAFG lipoprotein, giving the protein MPRRPFQTVLPRTANKLVLSGGGLCLLALLAACGSSSSSASPQALLENAKSTLDSAQGVHFTLTSTNAAAGGTVIEGGQGDMVRPDRLQGSLDVSVAGGRASVKVVAVGNTVEAQLPFSTKYSKIDPASFGLGNPTDLLSTQHGLSSMLTSGTGARKIGTERVGGELLDEIRETIPGSAVPLLPNQDPSRPVVLVAAIDPSNHQLRRVDLTGPFVSETSNATFTVTLTNYGESVPITLPPTS
- a CDS encoding prolyl oligopeptidase family serine peptidase → MSIKAEYPEPPVDAPFDGPRSIGLAGPDAAWRDAVPDGGIQVQAIALMDLWLRTGLASVVAAAAAPATLRRRSSALQRASIDFFGELAADADASKVFLAPPPVKMKARRLGRQLWAPGVGYIELISFKSPYRVTCPKLRTSYTSHDRNAVARAQHWRHEDGPRPTIIVVHGFTGSPYWFNSTFMSLPWFYSHGCDVVLVTLPFHGARNDRFAPFSGSGLFTDGLGHFHEAMLQSICDIRVVVDYLISTGVEHVGITGLSLGGYVSALMAAAEPRLHVAIPNSAVTDMSRLLDGWFPAGQLLKIALRKSGISEESFQASMNLHSPLNYPPLLSRDRLLIIGGLGDRLAPPEQSARLYEHWGHPQIEWFPGSHIVHLGRAHYLRAVGRFLKATGFSTG
- a CDS encoding AarF/UbiB family protein translates to MSHPEPAVVIPGSDFGTAGIRSQFRGPYADGPPPQDLEVEVPRLGAFGVAELFRLVTVYVMIPIRVGLRLAAWLVRPWKRNVLDAAAHGGVDALISLGPTYVKLGQIIASSPGLFPQPLASAAQRCLDEVPPFDGRTARDMIRKDLGLPPAAIFKQFDEAPLSAASIGQVHACVLPDGREAVIKLQRPNIRKQMTTDLRIMYRLAKTMEKFFQFARNANAIALVEDLHDVTFSELNPALEAWRQHHFRDKLWDFGDNDWVTAPQIYWDYCGPHMICMERMTGIPMDEFDAIRDRGIDGELVLRRGAKTWLEAVLVHGPFHGDMHAGNLWVLDDGRASYLDFGIMGEVPDDYKQLIKDLLFTFMFDQDFSRIARAYKRLGLISDDMGTDEEVGSRIKLVVAPMLGSASSMSLGDFIVSSLEMMRQYGMTAPKEMVLFSKQMLYMERYIKGLAPDWQIATDLFLVKNIFPDEAAKRAADAGVVFPS